The genomic window ATCAGATGGTTTTTTTATAGCAAATGGAAAAGGTAAAGGACTTGTAGCAGACGTTATATATATATATAACGAAGATATAAATAATACCAACATTGGACAAAACAATATATACGCTGGAAGATTAGATGAAATAGTAGAATATTCAGTAAAGCTAAAAAATCCTTTCCTAGTATCAAAACACCAATGGGAAGGCTTTGAAGATGCAAAGGAACTCTACTATGATAACGATACATTTATATATGACCTTGAAGAGGACAAACTCATAACCTCCAAGGAGTTCTATACAAAGAGATATGCAGTAGATGAAGACAGTGAATACGCAAAAGATCGTAATCTAAGAGACTGGTATGGATATATGTATACAGATGGAGACCGTATTAGCGTAATAGGAGTACAGGAGAAGCTTGATTCCTTACTAAGACAAAGGATGACAATAGGTACAGTAGAATCAATCATAGATAATAATCTTGTAGGCAAGGAAATTACAATAAGAGAAGCTAAGGACTGGAGTTCTAGACACGAAAAGTGGATACCAAAAGAAATGTCACTTAAAGTCAACCTAAACAAAGCGATAATAATAAAACAGGACAAGCTAATAACCTACCAAGACTTAGAAGTGGGAGACAGCCTCTATATAATTAGGGATGATTACAAAGGAAAAGTCATCATTGTGAAGGAGTGATTCAATGAAAAAAATCATAGCAGCATTTATAGCTCTAATAGTTCTTTCCACAGCTACAACCTCATGGGCAAAGCCTATAGACTTTTCAGGCGGAGTAAACAACGAATATCAATATGAAGAAATAGTATTTCTTACAGGTGAACCAATAAAGTTCACGGGCGAAGTCAAGATTACAGAGAAAGAAAAAAATAACCAAAAAACAGTCACTTATAAATTTGAACTAAAACCTGTAGATAAGTCTATAAAAGGCTCTATGAAGAAAACCATAAGCTATGAAACCTCATATACGCCAAAAAATGATAAAGGACAAACCATTGGACAAACAGAAGTATCAAAGTATAGCGAAAAAATAGTCATAGATGAAGATACATTTGAGTTAGAAGATTATCAACTGTCCCAATCAGAAGTCATAGACCAAAGACCTGCTTCTGACTTTTATTCAGGAAGTGTAAAAGGACGAAAATATTATACTATTAACAAAAACCAAGGAAAGGTAGTTGTTAATATAACAGGTGGAGATGTAGGCTATGAAAACTTCTGGGGAAGTACAGAAACTCAACTACTAAACTACACAATTGAATCCACTAGATATATCGAAGAAGAGAGCAATGACTCAATTACATGGGAAGGAACAGTAGATGTACAAGTATCAGATAGTTTAACGAAAAATCTCAGATATTCAGATAATCAAGCCAGTCTATCTAGTTTTGATGGAGGATATATAAAGACTACAAGTAGAGAGATAGTATCTAGGTATGAGTACAATTTACCGAAGATGGATGGAATCGAGCCTGCTAAGAAAGCTAGAAATAGAGGAACTACTAAGCTTTCAAAAAACATGGTTCCCAAGGTAGAACGACTAGTAGTGCCTAAATTTAGAGACTTAGGAGGGCATTGGGCAGAGAGCCATATAAGCAAGTTATACTCACTAGAAGTATTTGATGAAGTCTCTCAATTCTTTACGCCAGATATACCTATGACAAGAGTAGAATTTACAAAAGCAGTTATGAAAGCATGTAATATAAGGCCAACATTGACAGAGGAAAAGAAGTCTAGACTCAGCAGAAGAAACAAAGAAGTGGAAATATCGCCATTCATAGATATAACAACGGAAGATGAAAACTATCCATACATAAAGGAGGCATTTGATAAAGGATTAATTTATGGAGACCTAAAGGGGAATTTTACTCCTAATCAATCACTTACTAGAGCTCAAGCTATATCTATTCTAGTAAGAGCATTAGGTTTTGAAAACAGAGCTCCATCACCAGGTTACTATCTTACTTTTTCAGATAACCACCAGATACCTTCTTGGGCAAAGGATAGCATATACGTAGCCAGAGAGATAGGCTTAGTACAAGGAGACAACGGAAACAATATTTCGCCAAATAAAAATATGACAAGAGCAGAGGCTTCATCAATGTTAGTTAGGTTTATAGAAATTTTAGAAAAAGATCTGCAGAAAGATTACAGAGAAAATATAATTAATTATTAGATTTAAACAGAGTCTAGGAAAATCTAGACTCTGTTGTCATTATAAACGTAGTGGAAAATCTAATAGTATTAAAATTTGTAATATTAATGAAATATTAGATTATCCCTCCAATGATATAATATAAATGGGAGGGATGTTAATGATAAGAAAAGTTGCCATCATGTTACTCATAGCCCTCTTCCTAAGCTCATTAAGTATATATGCAGATATAAATATAAACTTTAAGGGGCATTGGGGGGAGAGTATAATAGACAAGCAATTTTTACAGGATCATTTTAATTACTTAATAAAAGAAGATACAAAAGCTTCAGATCTAGACCAGCCTATAGATAAAAAATATTTCATATTATCACTTTATACTATACTTAATGGTTATCAAAAAGAAGAGATAGACAAGAACTCTGAAAAGACTAATATTGAAAATGCAACAAAATACCTAAGGAGCAAGCAGATATTAGAGAAAGATGGTAATATCGAAGGAAAACTCACAAGAAAAGAAGCAGTAAAATATCTAGTAAAAACCTTAGAGCTTTCAAAAGAAATAGAAATATCAGATGCCAGCTTTATGCCATTTAAAGATATGCTAGGCTTAAGTGAGGAGTATAAAAAGTACATTTCCAAGGCTAGTATGATAGGTATAGTTAAAGGATATGGAGACAGTACTTTTAGACCAGAAGAAAACACTACAGTCATAGAGGGTATAATTTTTATGCAAAGGTTAAAGGGTGAGGTTGAGGAGATGAATAAGAATATTCCTTTTAAAATAGTCAAAGAGAAATGGTCTGGAATAGGAACAAACAACCTAGTGACAACTAAGCAAAGTAAGGAAAAGGTATTGGTTACTATCACTAAGGAGTTCCCAACTTCAGGATACAATCTAACAGTCAAAAGAGTGGAAAAATATGCTCAAGGTAAATACAAGATTCACGTAGATATTAAAACTCCTAAGCCAAATGATATATTACTTCAAGTTATTTCATACAAAAATATAACTATAGAAATAGACAAAAAGTTACTAGACAGTCGAAACTACACCTTCGAGATATCAAGTTCAAGTCCTGACATTAAATTAAAGTGATTTCATCATAGGCGGTAGCTAAGTATCTAATACACAAAGGAGAGGTAACAAATGGAGATAAAAAGCACACTAAAAAAAGGAATACTTATCTTACTTATATTCACTCTTATCGTATCTACACCTAGTACATTAGCTTTCGGCCAAGAAGAAAGTAGTATACAACAGCAAGAAGAGATAGATTTACAGCAAGAGTTGGAGTCTTTAGGTAATCTATTAAAGCTTATAAAAGCCAACTATGCATACGAAGTAACAGAAAAACAGCTTATAGAAGGTGCTATGAAAGGACTATTCTATAATCTTGATGATTACAGCAACTATTATACTGAAGAAGAATTTAAAGAACTTAATGAAACTGTTTCAGGAGACTTTGGGGGTATAGGATTGTATGTTACAGAAAAGAATGGGAATATAACTGTACTAACCCCTATAAAAGATACCCCAGCTTTCAAAGCAGGTATAAAGCCAGAAGATATCATGGTATCTGTAGATGATATAGACATCAGAGGAATATCATTAAAAAAAGCAACAGATCTAATGAGAGGAGAACCAGGTACAAAGGTTAAGATTGGTATAGTTCGAAGAGGAGAATCAAAGCCACTTTACTTTAACATAGTAAGAGAGCTTATACAATTAAACCCTGTAGAATATGAAATACTTAAAGATAATATAGGTTACATAAAAATAACTGAGTTCAATAATCATACACTAGAAAATGTGCTGATAGCTTTAGGAGAATTCGATAGGAACAAAATAGATAAAGTAATATTTGATGTGCGTAACAACCCTGGAGGAAGTCTAAGGGAAGTAATTGATGTGCTTAGGTTCCTAGTGCCAAGAGGTCCCATCGTTCACGTTAAATACTCTGATGGACAAATCAAAACTTACTTCTCATACAATGATGACGTGAATTTCAAGCTAGCAGTATTAACAAACAAGGGCAGTGCCAGCGCATCGGAAATATTTGCAGGAGCTATACAGGACACAGGGGTAGGTACTATCATAGGGACTACAACATACGGAAAAGGGACAGTACAGTCAATCATACCACTAGCAAATGGTGGTGGAGTTAAACTAACAGTAGCAGAGTATTTTACAGCAAAAGAAAACCCTGTAGATAAAGTTGGTATACAGCCAGATGTAGTAGTCGAAAATACAACAAAAGAAGATCTACAGCTTAAAAAGGCAATAGAGGTATTATCTAAATCTGCCACCGAACTGTAAACCAAATGTAATATAACTGTAATGTTAATTTGAGTATTTATGTTATATAATAGCTAGTGTAATAGAGAGTTAGATTATAACTCAATATTACATTTTCATTACAAACATACTTGTCTAATTGACGGACAAATATGTTAGTGCTATAATTAGGAATAGAATGCAGGTAATATACGTATTACCTGATTCTACAAGAATAAGTCAGATTGGTTTTGAAGGGGTTACTGTCTGGCTCAAAATTCCCAAATTCCTTCAAAATAAAAAACAATTATATTATATTAGGGAGGTTTTATTCAATGAAGAAAGTTTTATCATTAGTACTAGTTCTTACGTTAGTACTTGGTAGCTTCGGCTTAACTTTCGCAGCACCAAGCGATGTAGTTGGTACAGAGTACGAAGAAGCTGTAACAAGACTAGGACAACTAAAAGTACTAGAAGGTTATCCAGATGGTACATTTAAACCAGAAAACACTATAACTAGAGCAGAATTTGCTGCTGTAGTAGTTAGAGCAAGAGGATTAGAATCAGCTGCTAAAGCTTCAGTAGGCGGAACAACATTTACAGATGTTCCAGCAGGCAACTGGGCAGCAGGATACGTAAACATAGCTTCTAAATCAGGTCTTGTTAATGGTATGGGAGATGGATCATTTGCTCCAAACTCACCAGTAACTTATGAGCAAGCTGTAACTATGGTTATGAGAGCACTTGGATATGAGCAAGCAGCACAAGAAAGAGGCGGATATCCATATGGTTACCTAATCATGGCTAGCGAAACTGGTTTACTTGATTCAGTTAAAGGAGTTCAAGGTGCACCAGCTCCAAGAGGATTAGTAGCTCAATTAGTTGACAATGCACTTGAAATCCCTAAAATGATTCAAGTTGGATACGGTACACAAACAAAATGGGTAGTATCAGGAACAGAAGATACTAAAGAACAATATCTATTAGACGACCTTGGATTTGACAATATTGATGGTAGAGTTGTAAAAGTTGACGCATCTAGAAAGAAAATCACTGTTAAAAATGATGATGTAACAAAAACTTTAGAAGTTAAAGAAGGATTCGACTTTGAAGAAGCAGAAGGATTAAGAATAAAAGCATGGTATACTTCTAAAAACGAAGTTGAATTATCAAAAATATTAGACACTCCAAAATTTGACGCTGTAAAACCAGCTGATAAAAAAGTTAAACTTGTTGGAGAAAACAAAAACTATAGTCTAGCAAAAAATGCTACATTAATAGTTGACAATGATGAAGTAGAACAAAAAGACTTTAAAGCAGATTATGCTAAAGTGGCTTTTGACAAAGATGGAGACATCGTTTGGGCAAAAGGATATACTTTTGATGGCAACATAGTTGTTGAAAAAGTAGACAAATATGTAGTTGAAAGCTTTGGTTATGATGAATTAGATCTTGAAGACTTCACAATAGTTAAAGATGGAAAAACTATAACTGTAGATGACCTAGAAAAAGCTGACGTGGTATTCTACAACGAAGACGAAGGATTTGCTGTAGTAGCTAACATAGTAAAAGAAGGCGAAATCGAGAGAGTATATACTGATTCATTCAAACTAGATGGAAAAGTATATAACATCGGCGAAGCTAAGTATTTAGATGGTAGCAAACTTGGTAATTTAACTTACGACATATTAACTCAAATGAAAGATAATGAAGACGAAGTTACTGTATACTTCGACTTTGCAGGTGGAGCAAACGGAGTAGTTCTAGTAGCAGGTGCTAGAAAAGTAGAAGAAACTAGCTCAAGCTACTTCTTAGTAACAAAAACAACTGAGGATTTCACTAAGAGAAACAGCACTTACTGGACTTTAGATGTATTAAATAGCGAAGGTAAGACAGTTGCTTACGATGTAACAGACAAATTTGTTACTGACTTCAATAAAGAAGCTAAATCAGGAGAAAAATGGGCTGACGTTGTAGTAGCAGGAGACATCATCGAAATCGAACTTGATAAAGATGGAGATGTTGACTCAGTTTCTAAACTTGAGAAATTAGGAAGATACACTGATAAGTTTAAAGTAACTGCTGACTATGTAAAAGGATGGAAACTTCAACCATCAACAGTAGTATTCAGAAATGATAATGCATCAAGTCTTGCAAAACATTCTGTTATAACATTAGAAAAAGCTGAAGAAAAATTCAGCAACATATTAAAATATGATCTTTATATCGGAAGCAAAGGTAGAGTAGTTGCTATATATGCAGATGAAACAGATGCTAAGAGCGACACTACAGAATACGTTGGATTAGTAACAAGCATCAAGAATTTAACAGGTAGTTCTAAGAAAGCGGATGTTACTATCTACATTAAAGGCGAAAAACATGTATACACTACAACTCAAAAACTAATTGAAGATAACGATGTAGAAAAATATGATATAGTTAAAGTTGCTGTTGGTAACAAAACTAAAGAAATCGAAAAAATTGACAACAAGGTAACTAAAGTATCAGCAACAGTAGAGAAAGTAGACATTGGTGCAAGAGCTATAACAGCTAAAGATAAAGCTGAATATGTGTTAAGAGATGGAGGAGTTATCTATGATGCAGGTGATGACTACTCAAAACTAAACTTAAGAGACCTTAAGAAAGGTGACAAGATAACACTTTACTTCCAAGAAGGTACTAAACATGCTAATTACGTGGTAAAAGACGAAAGTGGTAAAGTTAATCCAGAAAAAGAATCTAACTTTGGTGGCGCATACACAGTTAAAGGCCAAGTATGGGTAACTATTGATGGAAAAGACTACCTATACGGTGGAGATGAAACAGCAACACAATTAAATAACCTATATACAGATAAAGTAGTTAAAGTTACTACAAAAACTGTAGATGGTTATGAAGTTGTAACTAAAATTGAAATAGTTAAGGATGAAGATCCAAAAGACCCAGAAGATCCAAAAGACCCAGAAAAAAAGGCTGGTATCGAAGTTAGTTTTTCAGAATATGTTCTTATTCAAGGAGTTATTGATGGTAAAGTTGATAACGCTGATGTAAAAACTATCTCAGCTACAAACGGTACAGATACTGTTACTGTAAGTGTAAATGCAGACAAAACTTTCCGTATTCAAAGCACTAAATTCAGATCAGGAGATAAAGTTACTTTAACTGCTTTAGATGCAGAAGGAAACGCTTTTGATGATACAAAAGAAGTAACAATAAAATAGTTTTTAAGAAGTAATGTCTGGGCAGGACTAATGTCCTGCTCAGACCAAATTAGCAAAACGAAAAATTTAAATAGGAGGTAAGTCAACAATGATAAAGTCAAACAAAAAAACATCTGTTATACTAAGTCTTGCATTGGTCCTCACGTTGATGTTCTCGAGTTTTGCAATGGCAGCTGCTCCATACGCTTATATAGGAACTAAAGCGTATACTATGGATCAGATCATAGCAGATAGAAGTGCTTTTGATACTGATGTAGACAATGCAGATCCTAAAGACATCTTAGTTGATGTTACTGTTGGAGAAGGAAAGTACTTAAACTATGGTGCTTATGTAGACGCTCTTGTAGATGGAACTGCTACTGATCCAGTAGAATTTCAATCAAGTAACCCAGCAACACCGCCTGTTGAAGGTGAATTAACAGTTGTAAAAGTAAGTGCTATTAATAAAACAGAAGTTATAGTAGAATTAGCTAATGTACCAAGTGTACTGCCAGCTCCTGGGACTTTTACAGTAGAAGATAGTAATGGAAATATTTATGCTGTTACTGGAATTGCACTAGTAGCAGGAAATGAGTACAAGTTGACATTAGGTACTTCAGTAAGTGGTAAAGGTACCCTAACAGTTAAATATGGCACTTCTCAAGCTGAATTAGCTTATGATTACACACTTGAAGGAACTACTCTTTCAATGGAGTTTTCAGATGAAAACGCTGAATTAGTGGCAGATGGTGCTGATAACACAATTGTAACAGTAAAAGTGTTAAAAGATGGTATAGTAGATGAAACTTTTGATGGTACAGTAAAATTCATGTCATTAAAAGGAGCAACTTTTGCAAAAGAAACTGTAGCATTTGACAAAGGTATTGCAAAAGTTCAATTAACATCAATGTCTTCAGCTATAGCTATTGTTGATACAATAATTGCAACTATATCAGATGCTGATGACTTTGATGCAATAGGTAAGAGTGTACAAAAGAACATTTCTTATATTCCAGTATCACAAGGTGGAGAGGTATTAGATAAGGTATTCATTACCTATGCTGAATCTGACAGAGCAAGTGATGTGTTTGTTAAGTTCAATAAAGAATTTAACTTTGATAAATTATATTTAGAAAAAGGTAAATTCAGTATATTAAGCAACGGCGTATCAAAGGCTATTGCTGACATCGTTAAAGTAGATAGCGAAACAGTGAAATTAGTTTTATTAGAAGCTAATGCATTAACTGATAATGCTATAGTTAAAGTTCAAGTTACAGGTGCAGGTCAAGCAACAAGTGTGTTAATTGACAGTGATTATAGCTTTAACTTAGTAGATCCAAAAGCTCCAGAAGCTTTAGGAGTAACTGCTCCAGATTATAGAACAATAGTTACTAGATTTACAGAGCCAGTATCAGAAACTACTGCAGAAAAACCAGAAAATTGGGTTCTAAATGGACAACAATTAACTGCTGCTGATGTGGCAATAAAAGTTGGTAAAGATGTTGCAGGTACAATTGTAGATTATGTAGCAGATGGTTCAAGTCCAGTAGATAATAGAAACTATGTAACACTTGAACTAACAGCAGCTGGTGCAGCAAAACTTAAAGCAGCTGGTAAAACAAACTTATTACAAGCATATGGTATAATGGACTATGCAGGATTAACTGATAAAACAGGTCAAAATATCGCGACAACACAAGAATTTACATTCGTAACTCCAGAAGTTCCAGGTGCTCCAACAGCAGAAATTATAATGGAATCACCAGAGCAATTTAGAGTTAAATTTGACCAACCTCTTGCAAATGTATTAGATGCAAATAACTTCGAAGTTAGATATCAAGTAGGCGAGAGATTAGATGGTACTCCAATATTCATAGGTGATGCTGATGAACCAGCAACATTAGTACCAGTTGGATTAACTAATCCAACTATGGTTGATGCGTTTGCAGCAGGAAACAATGTAGTTGTAACAGCAGTTGGTGGTTCAGCTAATGATGAATATATATTAGAATTTGCACAAGACTGGACTGTTACTTTAGATACAAAAACTACAAAAGTAAACTACTATACACCAGGTAGAAATAATCTAGAAATAAGTATAATAGC from Proteiniborus sp. DW1 includes these protein-coding regions:
- a CDS encoding S-layer homology domain-containing protein — encoded protein: MKKIIAAFIALIVLSTATTSWAKPIDFSGGVNNEYQYEEIVFLTGEPIKFTGEVKITEKEKNNQKTVTYKFELKPVDKSIKGSMKKTISYETSYTPKNDKGQTIGQTEVSKYSEKIVIDEDTFELEDYQLSQSEVIDQRPASDFYSGSVKGRKYYTINKNQGKVVVNITGGDVGYENFWGSTETQLLNYTIESTRYIEEESNDSITWEGTVDVQVSDSLTKNLRYSDNQASLSSFDGGYIKTTSREIVSRYEYNLPKMDGIEPAKKARNRGTTKLSKNMVPKVERLVVPKFRDLGGHWAESHISKLYSLEVFDEVSQFFTPDIPMTRVEFTKAVMKACNIRPTLTEEKKSRLSRRNKEVEISPFIDITTEDENYPYIKEAFDKGLIYGDLKGNFTPNQSLTRAQAISILVRALGFENRAPSPGYYLTFSDNHQIPSWAKDSIYVAREIGLVQGDNGNNISPNKNMTRAEASSMLVRFIEILEKDLQKDYRENIINY
- a CDS encoding S-layer homology domain-containing protein; this translates as MIRKVAIMLLIALFLSSLSIYADININFKGHWGESIIDKQFLQDHFNYLIKEDTKASDLDQPIDKKYFILSLYTILNGYQKEEIDKNSEKTNIENATKYLRSKQILEKDGNIEGKLTRKEAVKYLVKTLELSKEIEISDASFMPFKDMLGLSEEYKKYISKASMIGIVKGYGDSTFRPEENTTVIEGIIFMQRLKGEVEEMNKNIPFKIVKEKWSGIGTNNLVTTKQSKEKVLVTITKEFPTSGYNLTVKRVEKYAQGKYKIHVDIKTPKPNDILLQVISYKNITIEIDKKLLDSRNYTFEISSSSPDIKLK
- a CDS encoding S41 family peptidase, with product MEIKSTLKKGILILLIFTLIVSTPSTLAFGQEESSIQQQEEIDLQQELESLGNLLKLIKANYAYEVTEKQLIEGAMKGLFYNLDDYSNYYTEEEFKELNETVSGDFGGIGLYVTEKNGNITVLTPIKDTPAFKAGIKPEDIMVSVDDIDIRGISLKKATDLMRGEPGTKVKIGIVRRGESKPLYFNIVRELIQLNPVEYEILKDNIGYIKITEFNNHTLENVLIALGEFDRNKIDKVIFDVRNNPGGSLREVIDVLRFLVPRGPIVHVKYSDGQIKTYFSYNDDVNFKLAVLTNKGSASASEIFAGAIQDTGVGTIIGTTTYGKGTVQSIIPLANGGGVKLTVAEYFTAKENPVDKVGIQPDVVVENTTKEDLQLKKAIEVLSKSATEL
- a CDS encoding S-layer homology domain-containing protein, with the protein product MKKVLSLVLVLTLVLGSFGLTFAAPSDVVGTEYEEAVTRLGQLKVLEGYPDGTFKPENTITRAEFAAVVVRARGLESAAKASVGGTTFTDVPAGNWAAGYVNIASKSGLVNGMGDGSFAPNSPVTYEQAVTMVMRALGYEQAAQERGGYPYGYLIMASETGLLDSVKGVQGAPAPRGLVAQLVDNALEIPKMIQVGYGTQTKWVVSGTEDTKEQYLLDDLGFDNIDGRVVKVDASRKKITVKNDDVTKTLEVKEGFDFEEAEGLRIKAWYTSKNEVELSKILDTPKFDAVKPADKKVKLVGENKNYSLAKNATLIVDNDEVEQKDFKADYAKVAFDKDGDIVWAKGYTFDGNIVVEKVDKYVVESFGYDELDLEDFTIVKDGKTITVDDLEKADVVFYNEDEGFAVVANIVKEGEIERVYTDSFKLDGKVYNIGEAKYLDGSKLGNLTYDILTQMKDNEDEVTVYFDFAGGANGVVLVAGARKVEETSSSYFLVTKTTEDFTKRNSTYWTLDVLNSEGKTVAYDVTDKFVTDFNKEAKSGEKWADVVVAGDIIEIELDKDGDVDSVSKLEKLGRYTDKFKVTADYVKGWKLQPSTVVFRNDNASSLAKHSVITLEKAEEKFSNILKYDLYIGSKGRVVAIYADETDAKSDTTEYVGLVTSIKNLTGSSKKADVTIYIKGEKHVYTTTQKLIEDNDVEKYDIVKVAVGNKTKEIEKIDNKVTKVSATVEKVDIGARAITAKDKAEYVLRDGGVIYDAGDDYSKLNLRDLKKGDKITLYFQEGTKHANYVVKDESGKVNPEKESNFGGAYTVKGQVWVTIDGKDYLYGGDETATQLNNLYTDKVVKVTTKTVDGYEVVTKIEIVKDEDPKDPEDPKDPEKKAGIEVSFSEYVLIQGVIDGKVDNADVKTISATNGTDTVTVSVNADKTFRIQSTKFRSGDKVTLTALDAEGNAFDDTKEVTIK